The Limnospira fusiformis SAG 85.79 genomic interval ATTGACCTTTATAAAAATCTACCCACCAGTGATGAACTTCCCGACTCTGATGATACTCCTGTGGATAACGAAGACCAAAACTTTCTCCCCAATTACCTATTATTTCTTCTAGCAATTATCTGGAAAGACCGCAATGATTGGTATTTCGGTGTAGATATGGGAATTTATCACACCAGCGGGGATAACCCCAGAGTCCCAGTAATTCCTGATGGTTTTCTGACGGTGGGAGTGAACCGCCGCCGACCAGGTAATAAATCTCGGAAAAGTTATGTGGTCTGGGAAGAAGGGGGAATGGTTCCTCAGTTGGTGTTAGAGGTGGTTTCCTGGACTCCGGGAAATGAGTATGAGTCCAAAATGGCGATTTATGAAAAGTTGGGGGTACTATACTACGTTATTTATAACCCAGAATATTACCAACGCGATCGCCATCAACCCTTCGAGATTTATCGACAAATTGATGGTAAATACCAGTTACAAACGGGAGAACCCTAC includes:
- a CDS encoding Uma2 family endonuclease — translated: MVSIDLYKNLPTSDELPDSDDTPVDNEDQNFLPNYLLFLLAIIWKDRNDWYFGVDMGIYHTSGDNPRVPVIPDGFLTVGVNRRRPGNKSRKSYVVWEEGGMVPQLVLEVVSWTPGNEYESKMAIYEKLGVLYYVIYNPEYYQRDRHQPFEIYRQIDGKYQLQTGEPYWLPEIGLGIGRSQATLGGIDREILSWFDQEGRRYLSSEELAQQAQLEAQQAQLEVQQAQLEAQQAQLEAQQAQLEAQQAQLEAQQAQLEAQKERQARLAAIAQLDNIGLTAEQISVALGLSINEVRQQLEES